From one Lolium rigidum isolate FL_2022 chromosome 4, APGP_CSIRO_Lrig_0.1, whole genome shotgun sequence genomic stretch:
- the LOC124708639 gene encoding zinc finger HIT domain-containing protein 2-like isoform X1 — protein sequence MERDVLVSEDAAAAASAASSSFAETRVICRVCQKQFAQYTCPRCNSRYCSLTCYKGHSNQCTELFMRENVTEELKQIQPEDESRRQMLDILKRFHLEDETESDGEDESMFSEELIQKVISGDGINLEDLSDDEMKRFRQALASGELSKMIQPWTPWWKNPAAKSISLSHDGSQLIKEVSTDVTTLSDPTAASESITSEIPEGPESPLPSLKQLTRAEPSPLLTVHLVDILYSYCFTLRLYNGDWHSDPFGASTVALSMSKVMGEDAKPETVSESLTTCIEETCSPDYRHTGGFRFAIGLVDDIITILSLGGNALVCALCDFRRLIQAGESMLKEEKVGKTERAQSSQKLRAADRKLFFITCWSHEQPADTWPSLAHLVEVQKASLEELDNRSGLRKAGRKGNRQSKVLIEEV from the exons ATGGAGAGGGACGTCCTGGTCTCTGAGGACGCGGCCGCAGCCGcctccgccgcgtcctcctccttcgCCGAAACCAGAGTCATCTGCCGAGT ATGCCAGAAGCAGTTCGCGCAGTACACATGCCCACGCTGCAACTCCCGCTACTGCTCGCTCACGTGCTACAAG GGGCATAGTAATCAATGCACTGAATTGTTCATGCGTGAGAATGTTACGGAGGAGCTTAAGCAGATTCAGCCTGAAGATGAATCAAGAAGGCAGATGCTCGATATACTCAAACGGTTCCACTTGGAAGATGAAACGGAGTCCGATGGTGAAGATG AGTCAATGTTTTCAGAGGAGCTTATCCAAAAAGTCATTTCTG GTGATGGGATAAATCTTGAAGACCTTTCTGATGATGAAATGAAACGATTTCGTCAAGCGCTGGCCTCAGGTGAACTCAGTAAGATGATCCAACCATGGACACCATGGTGGAAAAATCCTGCTGCTAAATCGATCTCTCTTAGCCATGATGGGAGTCAGCTTATCAAAGAAGTAAGTACAGATGTCACTACTTTATCAGATCCAACGGCTGCGTCAGAATCTATCACCAGTGAAATACCAGAAGGGCCAgaatctcctctcccatcactcaaACAGCTAACCAGGGCAGAGCCGTCTCCTCTGCTAACTGTTCACCTGGTTGATATTCTCTACAGTTACTGCTTCACGCTGCGCCTCTACAATGGTGATTGGCACTCTGATCCTTTCGGTGCTTCAACTGTTGCCTTGTCTATGTCGAAAGTAATGGGGGAGGATGCTAAACCTGAGACAGTATCTGAATCGCTCACGACCTGCATAGAGGAGACATGCTCCCCAGATTACAGGCACACCGGAGGTTTCAGGTTTGCAATAGGACTCGTGGACGATATCATCACCATCCTCTCCTTAGGAGGCAATGCGCTTGTCTGTGCATTGTGTGACTTCCGCAGGCTCATTCAAGCTGGTGAGAGCATGCTCAAGGAAGAGAAGGTGGGCAAGACTGAGAGGGCTCAGAGCTCCCAAAAGCTCCGTGCCGCGGATAGGAAGCTGTTCTTCATTACCTGCTGGTCTCATGAGCAGCCAGCTGATACCTGGCCATCATTGGCTCACCTCGTTGAGGTGCAGAAAGCATCTCTTGAGGAGCTGGATAATAGAAGCGGCCTGAGGAAGGCTGGTAGAAAGGGCAACCGGCAATCCAAGGTTCTTATTGAGGAGGTGTAA
- the LOC124708639 gene encoding zinc finger HIT domain-containing protein 2-like isoform X2, with protein sequence MRENVTEELKQIQPEDESRRQMLDILKRFHLEDETESDGEDESMFSEELIQKVISGDGINLEDLSDDEMKRFRQALASGELSKMIQPWTPWWKNPAAKSISLSHDGSQLIKEVSTDVTTLSDPTAASESITSEIPEGPESPLPSLKQLTRAEPSPLLTVHLVDILYSYCFTLRLYNGDWHSDPFGASTVALSMSKVMGEDAKPETVSESLTTCIEETCSPDYRHTGGFRFAIGLVDDIITILSLGGNALVCALCDFRRLIQAGESMLKEEKVGKTERAQSSQKLRAADRKLFFITCWSHEQPADTWPSLAHLVEVQKASLEELDNRSGLRKAGRKGNRQSKVLIEEV encoded by the exons ATGCGTGAGAATGTTACGGAGGAGCTTAAGCAGATTCAGCCTGAAGATGAATCAAGAAGGCAGATGCTCGATATACTCAAACGGTTCCACTTGGAAGATGAAACGGAGTCCGATGGTGAAGATG AGTCAATGTTTTCAGAGGAGCTTATCCAAAAAGTCATTTCTG GTGATGGGATAAATCTTGAAGACCTTTCTGATGATGAAATGAAACGATTTCGTCAAGCGCTGGCCTCAGGTGAACTCAGTAAGATGATCCAACCATGGACACCATGGTGGAAAAATCCTGCTGCTAAATCGATCTCTCTTAGCCATGATGGGAGTCAGCTTATCAAAGAAGTAAGTACAGATGTCACTACTTTATCAGATCCAACGGCTGCGTCAGAATCTATCACCAGTGAAATACCAGAAGGGCCAgaatctcctctcccatcactcaaACAGCTAACCAGGGCAGAGCCGTCTCCTCTGCTAACTGTTCACCTGGTTGATATTCTCTACAGTTACTGCTTCACGCTGCGCCTCTACAATGGTGATTGGCACTCTGATCCTTTCGGTGCTTCAACTGTTGCCTTGTCTATGTCGAAAGTAATGGGGGAGGATGCTAAACCTGAGACAGTATCTGAATCGCTCACGACCTGCATAGAGGAGACATGCTCCCCAGATTACAGGCACACCGGAGGTTTCAGGTTTGCAATAGGACTCGTGGACGATATCATCACCATCCTCTCCTTAGGAGGCAATGCGCTTGTCTGTGCATTGTGTGACTTCCGCAGGCTCATTCAAGCTGGTGAGAGCATGCTCAAGGAAGAGAAGGTGGGCAAGACTGAGAGGGCTCAGAGCTCCCAAAAGCTCCGTGCCGCGGATAGGAAGCTGTTCTTCATTACCTGCTGGTCTCATGAGCAGCCAGCTGATACCTGGCCATCATTGGCTCACCTCGTTGAGGTGCAGAAAGCATCTCTTGAGGAGCTGGATAATAGAAGCGGCCTGAGGAAGGCTGGTAGAAAGGGCAACCGGCAATCCAAGGTTCTTATTGAGGAGGTGTAA